From a single Fulvivirga ulvae genomic region:
- the rpsB gene encoding 30S ribosomal protein S2, which yields MADKLEYKDLLDAGVHFGHLTRKWDPKMAPYIFMEKNGIHIIDLNKTLECLDKASYALKNIVRSGRKVLFVATKKQAQDVVTEEAKRLNMPYVTDRWLGGMLTNFATIRKSLKKMSSIDKLMKDEAYLNLAKRERLTITREKEKLERVLGGIADLNRLPAALFVIDVKREHIAVKEAQKLNIPVFAMVDTNSDPTGVDFPIPANDDAFKSISLITKQVGKTIEEGLMERKKDKEEANLQKEEEAKKAADKESVE from the coding sequence ATGGCTGATAAATTAGAATATAAAGACTTACTTGATGCTGGTGTTCACTTCGGACACTTAACGAGAAAGTGGGATCCCAAAATGGCTCCATACATTTTTATGGAGAAAAATGGTATCCACATTATTGATTTAAATAAGACCCTTGAGTGCCTCGACAAAGCATCATATGCACTTAAGAACATCGTAAGATCAGGAAGAAAGGTTTTGTTCGTAGCTACTAAAAAACAGGCACAGGATGTTGTGACTGAAGAAGCTAAGAGATTAAACATGCCCTATGTAACTGACAGATGGTTGGGTGGTATGCTTACCAACTTTGCTACTATCAGAAAATCATTGAAGAAAATGTCTTCAATTGATAAGCTGATGAAAGATGAGGCTTACCTTAACCTTGCAAAAAGAGAAAGATTAACTATCACCCGTGAAAAGGAAAAACTCGAGAGAGTACTTGGTGGTATCGCTGATCTTAACAGGCTACCAGCTGCACTTTTCGTGATCGATGTTAAAAGAGAGCATATTGCTGTAAAAGAAGCTCAAAAGTTAAATATCCCTGTATTTGCTATGGTGGATACTAACTCTGACCCTACAGGGGTAGACTTCCCCATTCCGGCAAACGACGATGCGTTCAAATCTATTTCGCTTATCACAAAGCAAGTGGGTAAAACCATCGAAGAAGGTTTGATGGAAAGAAAGAAGGATAAAGAAGAGGCAAACCTACAGAAAGAAGAAGAGGCTAAAAAAGCAGCAGACAAGGAATCTGTAGAATAA